In Kordiimonas pumila, a single genomic region encodes these proteins:
- a CDS encoding translocation/assembly module TamB domain-containing protein: MTETADIKPSGSLKAFAKKLLTALLGLAAVVAVTVGGALLWLSSDTGKNWLAGVLSEKLDSPGFDISLASIEGSLFSNFSVHGLTIADAEGTWLEAPKLDVTWSPSALWGGTIAVEQVAGDTVTAHRMPTVPASEQAGDTGGTAFLPSLIIGDVDLQVVYAEMPYRLSLSKVALSPERAEGALVFTDQGQTDRVQASVRWAADNAGKANKKFRLAVDLLAQKGGMLGDMIGLKAQEPLVVRLSGGGVPDKWQGTIDAAMEGALQVSGNASGNREELTLTLKQAQNSFLPAEVWALWGAEAEAVIQAKIGDVREITVEVDSRVSGAGAKLSGVLETKDGWRLENANLTLDVPTFKGAGVAAETIRIEAGGSLGLKNGHVKYLLTGASLQQGAANLGAIDTLGVLTYDAKGVSGTVDTAKFAAFYEDTALESVVLSGGWAYDYEGKNWQVDVSKAVADIASANNVTVKGTGGQFEMASGHIESSVSALAPFHDGRLTGGNLKLDVESHGDGEAVETDITLTTASMAYADEKLASLLGLAPQVNAKIRQTPEQISLQGLKIDGAALSVTSEGSVKPDGTGLDIEAAVKLANIAALTGNKMTMTGSLDVMAHATGSLKAPAITLETALASLDGYGVALTDPTLTAKLSPDPALENAWAGTVDLHTETTAGTVTINTSLAVTPEILALDEIHVALPGIGGTGAMALAFDGPVDGYLNLKLQETTLETVQLQGMAELDMQLTGTTDNFQVAINVSADNAELIRQGAFPLRMEIAAGALDIGWYAGELNYNTDIIIKGISQGSQHIDVIHIAGVSGSNAPLTLEANGYLGNSFTVEAGLTSQDKKAELSFSLLYGGVQAATTDTVKLDWADGFSLSAPAFTLAGGEGSLEASLQGDTEKALLKLDTIDMAFLNILRPGTVSAGSLSADVTFERLHGAETGVANFHFNNTEFAGGSFLEEKSQYSADLKATLKDHIIYIDGAAIKAGQTFGTLVAELPYERADGRKFKLKSGVPLKADLNWEGDIAPIWVLARRPNHILSGLLDGQLHLEGTLEAPVFDGQLEMKNGHYEYEPLGLVADIARLEVSGNQERIKLAALEATDGAKGTLSGTGYVELAENLSFPGQLNFTLSDFQVARQDHMNGTASADLSYVREKGGASTLKGSVETGRINVAMPRELPRSVVEIDVTEMNGFDDDDAALDLKKPTKQVPVVLDVAVSIPRAFFFEGRGLTSEWQGNLHMGGTSDDPRLLGSMTIREGNFKFGSKDFKISDGLLSFKGGRGFDPDLAITAEYNEGSLAARLQISGPASAPVIKLSSVPPLPEDEIMSRILFGRSVTEISALQVAEVAVAIDTLRGGSKFDMVGQLRRKLGLDTLTFGTSDTEESATLIRGGKYIRDNIYLEVETSTASSETSTRLKIDITKNLLAETEVGPRQGSRLSIKWFWDY; the protein is encoded by the coding sequence TTGACTGAAACAGCAGACATAAAGCCATCAGGCAGCCTAAAGGCTTTTGCTAAAAAGCTGCTGACAGCGCTTTTGGGGCTTGCTGCTGTTGTGGCGGTTACCGTGGGTGGTGCTTTGCTATGGCTTTCATCGGACACAGGAAAAAACTGGCTTGCGGGGGTTTTGTCAGAAAAGCTGGATAGTCCGGGTTTTGATATTTCGCTTGCCTCGATAGAGGGCTCGCTTTTTTCAAACTTTAGCGTGCACGGGCTAACTATTGCCGATGCTGAAGGTACATGGCTGGAAGCCCCTAAGCTTGATGTCACATGGTCACCTTCTGCGCTATGGGGAGGGACTATAGCTGTTGAGCAGGTAGCTGGTGACACTGTTACCGCCCATAGAATGCCAACTGTGCCGGCTTCTGAGCAGGCAGGTGATACTGGTGGAACTGCTTTTTTACCGAGCCTCATAATTGGTGATGTTGATCTGCAGGTTGTTTACGCAGAAATGCCCTATAGGCTTTCCCTTTCAAAGGTGGCTTTGTCGCCCGAAAGGGCAGAGGGCGCGCTGGTGTTTACAGATCAAGGCCAAACAGACAGGGTGCAAGCCAGCGTACGCTGGGCAGCAGATAACGCAGGCAAAGCCAATAAAAAATTTCGGTTAGCTGTTGATCTTCTCGCCCAAAAAGGTGGGATGCTGGGTGACATGATAGGCCTTAAGGCGCAGGAACCTTTGGTGGTACGCCTCTCTGGCGGTGGTGTGCCTGATAAATGGCAAGGCACCATAGACGCTGCAATGGAAGGCGCGCTTCAGGTGTCGGGAAATGCCTCTGGCAACAGGGAAGAATTGACCCTGACCTTGAAGCAGGCACAAAACAGCTTTCTACCCGCAGAGGTTTGGGCGCTGTGGGGGGCTGAAGCAGAAGCTGTTATTCAAGCCAAGATAGGTGATGTTCGGGAGATCACTGTAGAAGTAGACAGCCGTGTAAGTGGAGCGGGGGCAAAACTCTCTGGAGTTCTGGAAACAAAAGATGGATGGCGGCTTGAGAATGCTAATCTTACCCTTGATGTGCCCACGTTTAAAGGCGCTGGGGTTGCGGCTGAAACTATTCGTATTGAGGCCGGTGGTTCACTTGGCCTGAAGAATGGCCACGTAAAATATTTGCTCACGGGTGCGAGCCTGCAACAAGGGGCAGCAAACCTGGGTGCGATAGATACCCTTGGGGTGCTAACGTATGATGCAAAAGGTGTTTCTGGCACTGTTGATACGGCAAAGTTTGCTGCATTTTATGAAGATACTGCTCTTGAAAGTGTGGTGTTATCTGGTGGCTGGGCCTATGACTATGAGGGTAAAAACTGGCAGGTGGATGTTAGCAAAGCGGTTGCTGATATAGCATCTGCAAACAATGTTACAGTGAAGGGAACTGGCGGGCAGTTCGAAATGGCAAGCGGCCATATTGAAAGCTCGGTCAGTGCACTGGCGCCTTTCCACGATGGGCGCTTAACCGGGGGGAATTTAAAGCTTGATGTTGAGTCGCACGGTGACGGTGAGGCTGTGGAAACTGATATCACCCTGACCACTGCGAGCATGGCATATGCCGATGAAAAGCTTGCATCTCTTTTAGGGCTGGCACCTCAAGTGAATGCAAAAATACGCCAGACACCGGAACAGATAAGCCTTCAAGGTCTAAAAATTGATGGTGCAGCTCTTTCTGTTACAAGCGAAGGCAGTGTGAAGCCAGATGGTACAGGCTTGGATATTGAAGCCGCAGTGAAGCTTGCTAACATAGCGGCCCTTACTGGTAATAAAATGACAATGACCGGCTCCTTAGATGTTATGGCCCATGCTACAGGAAGCTTGAAAGCACCCGCCATCACCCTGGAAACAGCGCTTGCATCTCTTGATGGTTACGGCGTAGCGCTAACAGACCCCACTTTAACGGCAAAGCTTAGCCCTGACCCTGCTCTTGAAAATGCATGGGCGGGAACCGTGGATTTGCACACAGAAACAACCGCGGGCACGGTTACTATTAACACCAGCCTTGCGGTTACACCTGAAATATTGGCGTTAGATGAAATTCATGTGGCCTTGCCGGGGATTGGTGGCACTGGGGCAATGGCCTTGGCATTTGATGGCCCGGTTGATGGGTACCTCAATTTAAAATTACAGGAAACCACGCTTGAAACCGTGCAATTGCAAGGCATGGCTGAACTGGATATGCAGCTAACAGGCACTACGGACAATTTTCAGGTCGCGATTAATGTCAGCGCGGATAATGCGGAGTTGATCCGTCAGGGTGCTTTTCCGCTGCGTATGGAAATAGCAGCAGGTGCGCTTGATATTGGCTGGTATGCGGGAGAGCTGAATTATAATACGGATATTATTATAAAGGGCATATCGCAAGGGTCACAGCATATTGATGTGATACATATTGCAGGTGTTTCCGGCAGTAATGCACCGCTTACCCTTGAGGCAAACGGTTATCTTGGAAATAGCTTTACGGTAGAAGCTGGCCTTACATCGCAGGATAAAAAGGCAGAGTTGAGCTTTTCTCTGCTCTACGGTGGGGTTCAGGCCGCTACCACTGACACGGTGAAGCTGGATTGGGCTGACGGCTTTTCCCTTTCAGCGCCAGCGTTTACGCTTGCGGGCGGTGAGGGCAGCTTGGAGGCATCCTTGCAAGGAGATACAGAAAAAGCTTTATTGAAGCTTGATACGATAGATATGGCGTTTCTTAATATTTTACGCCCGGGCACGGTGTCTGCAGGTTCCCTTTCTGCTGATGTAACTTTCGAGCGGCTTCACGGCGCTGAAACAGGGGTTGCTAATTTTCATTTTAACAATACAGAATTTGCAGGTGGTTCGTTTCTGGAGGAAAAGTCGCAGTATTCAGCGGACCTGAAGGCCACGCTGAAAGATCATATTATATATATTGACGGTGCGGCGATTAAAGCGGGCCAAACTTTTGGTACACTCGTGGCAGAGCTGCCTTATGAGCGTGCCGATGGCCGTAAATTCAAGCTCAAATCTGGTGTGCCCTTGAAAGCTGATTTGAACTGGGAAGGGGATATTGCACCCATATGGGTGCTTGCGCGGCGACCAAATCATATTCTTTCGGGGTTGCTCGACGGCCAGTTACACCTTGAGGGTACACTGGAAGCCCCAGTGTTTGACGGGCAGTTGGAAATGAAAAATGGCCACTATGAATACGAGCCGCTTGGGCTGGTGGCGGACATTGCCCGGTTGGAGGTGAGCGGTAATCAAGAACGTATCAAACTGGCAGCCCTTGAGGCGACGGACGGCGCTAAAGGCACTTTGTCTGGCACAGGGTATGTTGAGTTGGCGGAGAATTTATCTTTCCCCGGCCAGCTTAACTTTACGCTATCTGATTTTCAGGTGGCCCGGCAGGACCATATGAACGGGACCGCATCGGCAGATCTCTCATACGTGCGGGAAAAAGGCGGCGCATCTACACTTAAAGGCAGTGTGGAAACCGGGCGTATTAATGTAGCTATGCCGCGCGAGTTGCCGCGTAGTGTTGTGGAAATCGATGTTACTGAAATGAATGGGTTTGACGATGACGATGCCGCGCTAGACCTGAAAAAGCCCACCAAGCAAGTGCCGGTTGTGCTTGATGTTGCGGTTTCTATTCCGCGTGCTTTTTTCTTTGAAGGACGAGGGCTTACAAGCGAATGGCAGGGAAACTTGCATATGGGTGGTACGTCTGATGATCCACGCCTGCTGGGCAGCATGACCATTCGCGAAGGAAACTTTAAGTTCGGCAGTAAAGATTTTAAAATATCAGATGGGTTGCTGTCGTTTAAAGGCGGGCGCGGGTTTGACCCAGACCTTGCTATAACGGCAGAATATAATGAAGGCAGCCTTGCCGCACGTTTGCAAATAAGCGGCCCGGCATCAGCGCCTGTTATCAAGCTGTCATCTGTGCCGCCGCTGCCAGAAGACGAGATAATGTCGCGTATTTTGTTTGGTCGGTCGGTTACGGAAATTTCTGCTTTGCAGGTGGCAGAGGTTGCTGTGGCAATTGATACACTGCGCGGCGGCAGTAAATTTGATATGGTTGGGCAACTTAGGCGTAAATTAGGGCTTGATACGCTGACGTTTGGCACGAGTGACACTGAGGAAAGTGCAACCCTTATCAGGGGGGGTAAATATATTAGGGATAATATTTATCTGGAGGTTGAAACCTCTACAGCCAGTAGTGAAACATCAACGAGACTGAAAATTGATATTACCAAAAACCTGCTTGCAGAAACCGAGGTTGGCCCACGCCAAGGTAGCAGGTTAAGTATAAAATGGTTCTGGGATTATTAA
- a CDS encoding MarR family winged helix-turn-helix transcriptional regulator translates to MTDYDDILISLRRIIRAVDLQSKKLAKTSGLTAPQLVVLQTLHKKGKIKLSVIAKTVSLSQATITSILDRLEKANLVKRERSLTDKRSIYASLTETGIQRLKDAPELMQAGFLREYRKLPDWERTMLISSLQRIATMMDAEGLDASPILDTGDLSKQ, encoded by the coding sequence ATGACTGATTATGATGATATCCTGATCTCGCTTAGGCGCATTATTCGTGCGGTTGACCTGCAATCCAAAAAGCTTGCTAAAACCTCTGGCCTTACAGCACCGCAGTTGGTGGTACTGCAAACGCTACATAAAAAGGGCAAAATCAAACTTTCAGTGATTGCAAAAACAGTGTCGTTAAGCCAAGCAACTATAACCTCTATTCTGGACCGCTTGGAAAAAGCTAATCTCGTTAAGCGCGAGCGAAGTCTTACTGACAAACGCAGCATATATGCTTCTCTCACAGAAACAGGCATTCAGCGTTTAAAAGATGCACCAGAGCTTATGCAGGCTGGTTTCCTTAGAGAATATCGTAAGCTGCCAGATTGGGAGCGCACCATGCTCATCAGTTCGCTGCAACGTATTGCAACCATGATGGATGCAGAGGGGCTAGACGCTTCCCCCATTCTTGATACGGGCGACCTATCAAAACAGTAA
- a CDS encoding circularly permuted type 2 ATP-grasp protein, whose protein sequence is MMIGDETARRPYKEYYNWFQAQDPRTLAAKCRDAERIFRRTGITFAVYGQQDASERLIPFDIIPRIISGKEWRKLEQGIEQRVVALNAFLDDIYHKQEIIRAGRIPKELITQNDAFLPQMIGMKPPSKVYTHITGIDIVRTAEDQFCVLEDNARTPSGVSYMLENRETMMQMFPELFAQNRVRPVENYPALLRKSLSATAPACTEGKPTIAVLTPGIYNSAYYEHAFLADQMGVELVEGSDLRVVDGRVAMRTTQGYKPIDVLYRRVDDDYLDPLTFKPDSALGVPGIMDVYRAGRITIANAPGTGICDDKAIYSYMPEIVEFYTGRKAILQNVPTWRCSEPDSLAYVLDHLSELVVKEVHGSGGYGMLVGPAASKKNLAEFTRKLKARPGNYIAQPTLSLSTVPIYVKKGIAPRHVDLRPFVLVSDKISIIPGGLTRVAMKEGSLVVNSSQGGGTKDTWVLED, encoded by the coding sequence ATGATGATCGGTGATGAAACGGCCCGACGACCCTATAAAGAATATTATAATTGGTTTCAGGCCCAAGATCCCAGAACGCTCGCTGCAAAATGCCGGGATGCTGAGAGAATATTTCGCCGAACGGGTATTACGTTTGCCGTGTACGGGCAACAAGACGCCTCTGAACGGCTTATCCCATTTGATATTATTCCCCGGATTATATCTGGCAAGGAATGGCGCAAGCTGGAACAGGGTATTGAGCAACGTGTTGTGGCGCTGAATGCGTTTCTGGATGACATATACCACAAGCAGGAAATTATCAGGGCAGGGCGTATACCGAAGGAACTGATCACCCAGAATGATGCCTTCTTACCGCAAATGATCGGCATGAAGCCGCCGAGCAAGGTTTACACGCATATAACCGGCATTGATATTGTGCGAACTGCAGAAGACCAGTTCTGTGTACTGGAAGACAATGCCCGCACGCCGTCTGGTGTTTCTTATATGCTGGAAAACCGCGAGACCATGATGCAGATGTTCCCGGAACTATTTGCCCAAAATCGGGTGCGTCCGGTTGAGAACTATCCAGCCTTGCTGCGTAAAAGCTTGTCTGCTACGGCACCAGCCTGCACAGAAGGCAAACCTACGATTGCAGTGTTAACGCCGGGTATTTATAATTCGGCTTACTATGAGCATGCCTTTCTTGCGGATCAAATGGGGGTTGAGCTTGTAGAAGGGTCAGACCTGAGGGTGGTTGATGGCCGGGTGGCAATGCGCACAACGCAAGGCTATAAGCCCATTGATGTGCTCTACCGCCGTGTTGACGATGACTATTTGGACCCGCTGACATTTAAGCCGGATTCTGCGCTTGGTGTGCCTGGTATCATGGATGTGTACAGGGCGGGGCGCATTACAATTGCCAATGCGCCCGGCACGGGCATTTGCGATGATAAAGCCATCTATTCATATATGCCTGAGATCGTGGAATTTTATACGGGCAGAAAAGCTATTCTTCAAAATGTGCCAACGTGGCGCTGTTCTGAGCCAGATAGTCTTGCTTATGTGCTTGACCACCTCTCAGAGCTGGTGGTGAAAGAAGTGCATGGCTCTGGCGGGTACGGCATGCTGGTGGGGCCAGCAGCCAGCAAGAAAAACCTAGCAGAATTTACCCGTAAGCTGAAAGCAAGGCCGGGTAACTATATTGCTCAGCCAACGCTGTCGCTTTCGACTGTTCCTATCTATGTCAAAAAAGGTATCGCGCCGCGCCATGTCGACCTTAGGCCGTTTGTGCTGGTGTCTGATAAAATAAGTATCATTCCCGGTGGCTTGACCAGGGTTGCCATGAAGGAGGGATCACTTGTTGTAAACT